In one window of Drosophila mauritiana strain mau12 chromosome X, ASM438214v1, whole genome shotgun sequence DNA:
- the LOC117146471 gene encoding uncharacterized protein LOC117146471, whose protein sequence is MLPNSFYRMRDFANPRTMFKSCANNNEFATQGPQKVESPTDVNQPAAAPRPIAVPQSTEVTQSKKTQEPKNAPKKTSPSETQKRGKGNRKGKKNHNHAPRTPSQTRKSGRSKYQAKDGKSTGKDDKEKGKGQGKQKVPQQSTCAQYKMIIEKNVQGKKVPEKNLLGQKVQIRLSEQKLLGYRLETRINRNTYPLAKKEDSVVDLYKSSQFRSLNNKSDNILTIAAKNDEPLEPEKAEEPEDSQHPLNNCWTLWYLENDRNKSWEEMLHKVSSFDTVEKFWSLITHIKPPSELKLGSHYSLFKKGIRPMWEDKANVNGGRWILNITKNAKIALDSFWMDAMLCLIGEACEHSDNLCGVVVNIRGRANKISIWIADGENESLVLEIGRILRKGLSMESGYVLEYQLHKDSKDKVGSTVKRIYTT, encoded by the coding sequence ATGCTTCCCAACAGCTTTTATAGGATGAGGGACTTTGCCAATCCGAGAACAATGTTTAAAAGCTGTGCGAACAACAACGAATTTGCCACACAAGGTCCCCAAAAAGTGGAGTCACCAACTGATGTTAACCAGCCTGCTGCAGCTCCTCGTCCCATTGCCGTTCCTCAATCTACTGAAGTTACTCAATCAAAGAAGACCCAAGAACCGAAGAATGCTCCAAAGAAAACGTCGCCATCAGAGACCCAAAAACGTGGCAAGGGGAACCGGAAGGGCAAGAAGAATCATAATCATGCGCCACGCACTCCCAGTCAGACGCGCAAGAGCGGTCGAAGCAAGTATCAGGCCAAGGATGGAAAGTCGACGGGAAAGGATGATAAGGAGAAGGGTAAAGGCCAAGGAAAACAGAAGGTCCCGCAGCAGTCGACTTGTGCACAATATAAGATGATAATCGAAAAGAATGTGCAGGGAAAGAAAGTCCCAGAAAAAAATCTTTTAGGTCAGAAGGTCCAAATACGGTTATCCGAGCAGAAGCTTTTGGGATACAGGCTTGAGACCAGGATTAATCGGAACACATATCCACTGGCCAAAAAAGAAGATTCGGTGGTCGATCTTTACAAATCATCACAATTTAGGTCACTGAACAATAAGAGTGATAATATTCTGACCATCGCGGCTAAGAACGATGAACCTCTGGAGCCCGAGAAGGCCGAAGAGCCCGAGGATTCTCAACATCCACTTAACAACTGCTGGACGCTGTGGTATCTAGAGAACGATCGAAATAAAAGTTGGGAGGAAATGCTGCACAAGGTTTCAAGCTTCGATACCGTGGAGAAGTTTTGGAGCCTGATCACTCACATCAAGCCCCCATCCGAGCTCAAGCTGGGCAGTCACTACTCCCTGTTTAAGAAGGGCATTCGACCCATGTGGGAGGATAAGGCCAATGTCAATGGAGGACGCTGGATCCTCAACATAACCAAAAACGCCAAGATTGCGCTGGACAGTTTCTGGATGGACGCCATGCTCTGTCTGATTGGAGAGGCCTGTGAGCACTCGGACAATCTTTGTGGCGTCGTGGTTAATATTCGCGGAAGGGCGAACAAGATCTCTATTTGGATCGCTGACGGGGAAAATGAGTCTTTAGTCCTTGAAATTGGACGCATTTTGCGCAAGGGTCTAAGCATGGAGAGCGGATACGTGCTGGAGTATCAGTTGCACAAGGACTCCAAGGACAAAGTGGGATCAACTGTGAAGAGAATATACACTACATAG
- the LOC117147067 gene encoding uncharacterized protein LOC117147067, translated as MSASYTRLFRILFVIIFIKLLFLLGLFLHSYDGAARLQRWSHVDVFDELLVDRRQMPSWEQRLRWIREEMPSFPLEELLARENSRLPSVKCGPAPDLMNIDFHNTYWQRAINGNLTYYLFAAYYDNREAVPEAPLVRLLAMVNQHQDNSFKYPEIFCQLWFEGRADPVIVPVSEHKVMWPFGHAPRRYYPTFLSCPLPEGEEQWIVPKMVSLLANKCDKARNLLRVVYEVDEPTVAGKSVANASSPTSAVPSTDPKFVVCVKAMDFPYEDKSWRLIEWLELMRLLGAHKVVLYDAQMHSNMTRVIKDYLVTSPGFVELRRMSLGRGEPHVGPHFHHYAMMADGFNRILNEMIPYNDCFYRNMYKFDYVGVFDIDEVIMPLGNHTTWPELVKLARIVPDYESRTPADCTEWVSFCFRNVYYPRYPERPKVYRNLSSSFYMLQHVERVREHCNRGAAAKCLHDTRFAVGLHNHFTFFHTEEAACAAKSVPIEFAQLQHYREPDTKSLLIDPIVDASIWRFQPQLQARVEDRYRRLGFLPTEQELAKTLEKRRLRDELQLKEAVGGA; from the exons ATGTCGGCTAGCTACACACGCCTGTTCCGCATTTTGTTCGTGATCATTTTCATCAAGTTGCTCTTCCTTCTGGGACTCTTTTTGCACAGCTACGATGGTGCTGCCCGGCTTCAGAGGTGGTCGCATGTGGATGTATTTGATGAACTGCTCGTAGATCGGAGGCAAA TGCCTTCTTGGGAGCAGCGATTGCGATGGATCCGCGAGGAAATGCCGTCGTTTCCACTGGAAGAGCTCCTGGCCAGAGAAAACAGCCGATTGCCTTCAGTGAAGTGTGGCCCCGCGCCCGATTTGATGAACATTGATTTTCACAACACCTATTGGCAGAGGGCTATTAATGGCAACCTAACGTATTACCTTTTTGCAGCCTACTACGACAATAGGGAGGCGGTCCCAGAGGCGCCGCTTGTGCGCCTGCTGGCCATGGTTAACCAGCACCAGGACAACTCCTTCAAGTACCCCGAAATCTTCTGCCAATTATGGTTCGAGGGCAGGGCCGATCCCGTGATTGTTCCCGTTTCGGAGCACAAGGTAATGTGGCCCTTCGGTCATGCGCCTCGGCGATATTACCCAACGTTCTTGAGCTGCCCTTTGCCGGAGGGTGAGGAACAATGGATTGTTCCCAAGATGGTTTCCTTGCTGGCTAACAAATGCGACAAGGCCAGAAATCTCCTGCGAGTGGTTTACGAAGTTGATGAACCTACAGTGGCGGGAAAGTCCGTGGCTAATGCCTCATCCCCTACGTCCGCTGTCCCATCCACGGATCCCAAGTTCGTGGTTTGTGTGAAGGCGATGGATTTTCCATATGAAGATAAGTCCTGGCGATTGATCGAGTGGCTGGAACTGATGCGCTTGCTGGGGGCCCACAAAGTGGTGCTCTACGACGCTCAGATGCATTCGAACATGACCAGGGTGATCAAAGACTATCTGGTCACAAGTCCTGGCTTTGTGGAGCTGCGTCGCATGTCTTTGGGTAGAGGTGAGCCGCACGTTGGACCGCATTTCCACCACTATGCCATGATGGCCGACGGCTTCAATCGGATTTTGAACGAGATGATACCGTACAACGACTGCTTCTACCGCAACATGTACAAGTTCGACTACGTGGGCGTGTTCGACATCGACGAGGTAATAATGCCACTCGGAAACCATACCACTTGGCCGGAGTTGGTCAAACTTGCGCGTATTGTACCGGACTACGAGAGTCGCACTCCCGCGGACTGCACTGAGTGGGTTAGCTTCTGCTTTCGGAATGTGTACTACCCCAGGTATCCGGAGCGCCCCAAGGTCTACCGGAATTTGTCGAGCTCGTTCTACATGCTGCAGCATGTGGAGCGTGTGCGCGAGCACTGCAATCGTGGGGCAGCCGCCAAGTGTCTGCATGACACTCGATTTGCCGTTGGTCTGCACAACCACTTTACCTTTTTCCACACCGAGGAAGCCGCCTGCGCTGCCAAATCGGTGCCCATTGAGTTTGCCCAACTGCAACACTATCGGGAACCTGACACCAAGTCCCTGCTGATCGATCCCATTGTGGATGCCAGTATCTGGAGATTCCAGCCGCAGCTGCAGGCCAGGGTTGAGGATCGATACCGGAGACTGGGCTTTCTGCCAACCGAACAGGAGTTGGCTAAGACCTTGGAGAAGCGTCGACTTCGGGATGAACTGCAGTTAAAGGAGGCCGTGGGTGGAGCCTAG
- the LOC117146477 gene encoding 27 kDa hemolymph protein, with amino-acid sequence MNKYGMVGVCLLAALGALLLEVTASPSSAASSKVDPSQLGGLSAQFLPPEYRNTNVSIEDIKKIYREKCKKVNGADNATFYEEIERAAAKMSTCISGVVNLTALQEEMEVARPNGDLDTVFSKYCLKAPEAEACVKEFNDKAQHCLTAEEKRHQETVTRIGASVLGFACSRGGDQIALFIAEQGPECLEANKEAISNCLNQSFHQYIPKDGQVPDLMSRPELLFSPTHCVDLQRFEACVIHHLEQCTQITTANIVQSVFRFVKNETDCQAWMQARANEKPILLAASSNNTAPGLTYSLAGTLLGATILLIRP; translated from the exons ATGAACAAGTACGGGATGGTCGGCGTCTGCCTACTGGCTGCTCTGGGCGCTCTGCTCCTGGAGGTCACGGCCTCTCCTTCGTCCGCCGCCTCGTCTAAGGTGGATCCTAGCCAGCTTGGTGGACTTTCAGCCCAGTTCTTGCCACCCGAGTACCGCAACACGAACGTTAGCATCG aggatattaaaaaaatatatcgtGAAAAATGCAAGAAGGTTAACGGAGCGGACAACGCAACCTTCTACGAAGAAATCGAGCGGGCGGCAGCCAAGATGAGCACCTGCATCAGCGGGGTGGTCAATCTGACGGCTCTGCAGGAGGAGATGGAGGTGGCGAGGCCGAACGGCGACCTGGACACTGTTTTTAGCAAATACTGTCTCAAGGCACCAGAGGCGGAGGCCTGCGTCAAGGAGTTCAACGACAAGGCCCAGCATTGCTTGACCGCCGAGGAGAAGCGCCACCAGGAGACGGTTACCCGAATTGGAGCGTCCGTTCTGGGATTCGCCTGTTCGCGTGGTGGCGATCAGATCGCCCTCTTCATTGCCGAGCAGGGACCCGAGTGCCTGGAGGCCAACAAGGAGGCCATTAGCAATTGCCTCAATCAATCCTTTCATCAGTACATTCCCAAAGATGGCCAAGTTCCGGACCTGATGAGCCGCCCAGAGCTCCTATTCTCGCCCACCCACTGCGTGGACCTGCAGCGCTTCGAGGCCTGTGTCATCCATCATTTGGAACAGTGCACGCAGATCACCACCGCCAATATCGTTCAGTCCGTCTTCCGATTCGTGAAGAACGAGACCGACTGCCAGGCTTGGATGCAGGCACGTGCCAACGAGAAGCCCATCCTGCTGGCCGcttccagcaacaacacagCCCCTGGACTCACCTACTCCCTGGCCGGTACTCTTTTGGGCGCCACAATACTCCTGATACGCCCCTGA
- the LOC117146463 gene encoding uncharacterized protein LOC117146463, protein MSTRGGFIRLTILVTAALLAVFVLLSALQRTDYLKPTPLGQYGVSVEAGLAAKVTPPPIRHLEEPIKEVLVRQLEQELPEVDYGFWYHWAKPMGYKINKTCALYPDPLDLQLHNIYWQTFVNSNVTFRLYAAYLDKRKGLKLPTVRILATANQIGNEFPPTHCQMWFENYRQPIFVPVAEFLSVWVKAWGNKPNLNYPHLLSCPVPSELPPPAVNSFPKTVSLVAQHCEKAGNSLRVNMNRKQSVPVVIPSSQNPKSQNATIQSQNEAPLNFGVCLKGFDFPYVDLSERLIEWFELQRILGASRIYAYMYDVHPAVQRVLDYYQRTGYLELRPLTLANGMPRLRHYQHMLLQHRKLEKRLNELIPYNDCFYRNLYRHDYLVNVDVDEVIMPLGDNRNWHQLVQKAHALEVEKGGKCAGRFPALCFINSYFTKVPTEFSNHEEQAIAGELYVLQHTQRIRKYSMPGRATKCFHNARLSLTLHNHFTLKWLPGGCNPRTLNTSFAQMQHYREPDDKYNLTNLTDDRSVWKFAGELRAAVEYVWLHLDDVLAQISDPEEQQQQLEESLDQEGDDLDREQQPLQPLVLLPPKPLS, encoded by the coding sequence ATGTCAACAAGAGGTGGCTTCATTCGGCTCACAATTCTGGTGACGGCGGCCCTCTTGGCGGTCTTCGTCCTTCTGAGTGCTCTCCAGCGCACGGATTATCTCAAGCCCACGCCCTTGGGTCAATATGGTGTTAGCGTGGAGGCCGGACTGGCTGCGAAGGTAACTCCCCCACCGATTCGTCACTTGGAGGAGCCCATAAAAGAGGTACTGGTGCGGCAATTGGAGCAGGAACTGCCCGAGGTGGACTATGGCTTCTGGTACCATTGGGCCAAGCCCATGGGCTACAAGATAAACAAAACATGTGCCTTATATCCCGATCCCCTGGACCTGCAGCTGCACAACATCTACTGGCAGACCTTCGTCAACTCGAACGTGACATTTCGGCTATATGCCGCCTATTTGGACAAGCGGAAAGGGCTTAAATTGCCAACGGTAAGGATTTTGGCCACTGCCAATCAGATCGGCAACGAGTTCCCACCAACCCATTGTCAAATGTGGTTCGAGAACTATCGGCAACCCATTTTCGTGCCCGTGGCGGAGTTCCTGAGTGTGTGGGTCAAGGCGTGGGGCAACAAGCCGAATCTTAACTACCCGCACCTGTTGAGCTGTCCGGTTCCCAGTGAATTGCCGCCGCCTGCCGTGAACTCCTTTCCGAAAACAGTGTCCCTAGTTGCGCAGCATTGCGAGAAGGCGGGAAACTCGCTGAGGGTCAACATGAATCGGAAGCAGTCAGTGCCCGTGGTGATCCCGTCCTCTCAAAATCCCAAGAGTCAAAATGCCACTATCCAAAGTCAAAATGAAGCTCCTCTGAACTTTGGAGTCTGCCTCAAGGGATTCGATTTTCCCTATGTGGATTTATCAGAGCGCCTTATCGAGTGGTTTGAGCTGCAGCGAATTTTGGGAGCCTCACGGATCTATGCCTATATGTACGATGTTCATCCCGCGGTGCAGAGGGTCCTCGACTACTATCAGCGCACTGGATACCTGGAGCTGAGACCTTTGACCCTGGCCAATGGAATGCCCAGACTGAGACACTACCAGCACATGTTGCTGCAGCACAGGAAACTAGAGAAGAGACTAAACGAACTAATACCCTACAACGATTGCTTCTACAGGAATCTGTACCGGCACGACTATCTGGTCAACGTGGACGTGGATGAGGTGATAATGCCTCTGGGTGACAACCGCAACTGGCATCAGTTGGTGCAGAAGGCTCACGCCCTAGAAGTCGAAAAGGGCGGCAAGTGTGCCGGTCGCTTCCCTGCCTTGTGCTTCATTAATTCGTACTTCACCAAAGTGCCCACCGAGTTCAGCAATCACGAGGAGCAGGCTATCGCCGGGGAGTTGTACGTCCTCCAGCACACACAGCGGATCAGGAAGTACTCTATGCCAGGACGGGCTACCAAGTGCTTCCACAACGCCCGTCTTTCCTTGACGCTGCACAACCACTTCACCCTCAAGTGGCTGCCCGGCGGATGTAACCCCCGGACCTTGAACACGTCCTTTGCCCAAATGCAGCACTACCGGGAACCCGATGACAAGTATAACCTAACCAATTTGACGGATGATCGCAGCGTCTGGAAATTTGCCGGCGAACTGCGGGCCGCTGTGGAGTATGTGTGGCTTCATCTGGACGATGTGTTGGCTCAAATCAGCGATCCCgaggagcagcaacagcagctggaggaATCGCTGGACCAGGAAGGCGACGATCTGGACCGTGAGCAACAGCCGCTTCAGCCACTTGTTCTGCTGCCTCCGAAGCCATTATCATAA
- the LOC117146483 gene encoding uncharacterized protein LOC117146483, with protein sequence MARLMALIMAVLLHSVLGISYYYYFRESPGSAAPLLGAWLFSACVVTLLHGVRMFPSALPADQRFRNGNRNLRGNESSWASLLLETGVCCLVLDLTLSKLWHRIESLCQCAIVGILQALAVEEQTFLACEYWTLGLTTGLIGGCLLWLSLWATALPQKLRCGMLDWRRTLHRRCSALIFGSLEPGTPMPTQSQGSAQSFAT encoded by the coding sequence ATGGCTCGACTCATGGCTTTGATCATGGCTGTGTTGCTTCACTCGGTGCTGGGCATCTCGTACTACTACTACTTTCGCGAATCTCCCGGCTCCGCTGCTCCTCTCTTGGGCGCCTGGCTCTTCTCCGCCTGCGTGGTGACTCTTCTTCACGGCGTGAGAATGTTTCCAAGTGCCCTGCCCGCCGATCAGCGATTCAGGAATGGGAATCGAAACCTTCGCGGCAATGAGTCCTCCTGGGCATCGCTCTTACTCGAGACAGGCGTCTGCTGTTTGGTGCTGGATCTGACGCTTAGCAAACTGTGGCATCGCATAGAGTCCCTCTGCCAGTGCGCCATTGTGGGCATACTCCAGGCCTTGGCCGTCGAGGAGCAAACCTTCCTGGCTTGCGAGTACTGGACTTTGGGCCTGACTACCGGCCTGATCGGCGGCTGTCTTTTGTGGCTTTCCCTATGGGCCACCGCGTTGCCCCAGAAGCTCCGCTGCGGGATGCTCGACTGGCGTCGCACCCTTCATCGCCGCTGCTCCGCGCTGATCTTCGGAAGCCTCGAGCCCGGCACTCCAATGCCGACCCAATCCCAGGGAAGCGCACAGAGCTTTGCCACCTGA